The sequence CGTAGTGAATTAAACAGGTAAAAGAGTATGTCTACGACAACAGGAACGGTTAAGTGGTTTAACGAGTCGAAGGGCTTCGGCTTCATCGAGCAGGAAAATGGCCCGGACGTGTTTGCGCACTTCAGCCAGATCCAGGGCAGCGGCTTCAAGACGCTCGCCGAAGGCCAGAAGGTCGAGTTCACCGTGACCGAGGGTACGAAAGGCCCGCAGGCGGAGAACATCGTACCGGTCTGATTTCCAGCTGGTACAGATAAACAGGAAAGCGGGCTCTTCGGAGCCCGCTTTTTTTT is a genomic window of Rhodothermales bacterium containing:
- a CDS encoding cold-shock protein, coding for MSTTTGTVKWFNESKGFGFIEQENGPDVFAHFSQIQGSGFKTLAEGQKVEFTVTEGTKGPQAENIVPV